From Seriola aureovittata isolate HTS-2021-v1 ecotype China chromosome 16, ASM2101889v1, whole genome shotgun sequence, one genomic window encodes:
- the ppp1r18 gene encoding uncharacterized protein ppp1r18 isoform X2, whose product MSVSSLPEWKQLLLEKKRREEEERERREKEEEEKLASMPAWKRGIIQRRKAKQESVGDKEKDRDACLLQVDVRSPSDGLSDTDSSVTINLGSEPSLSPDPGQWLDADPKSVSQVSLETIVPVHENPFIRTQSAWRKGRDADIGNEPEIKEKEKEKSSPKGQDGESGRERGIELKIERFRDLSEGREKERSRDRSQGRERENSRERLEKDKSQSQWKESVKDVMREREMLKVRKDEEEKETDPPSGSFSPLVPGLRTIRADNIIIIEQDRKGSDERRGRWREAERERPEEDNQGKRGMKMDLREILAGGGSVTEIRASEVLIIKPSASPEERNTGGKGREDGEMKCSMDVRRESISRELRTDMSWLREKEKEPLKEKERPWGQATVIKEDRKESLDDNVFVEKGGRVSQLLSKFGELPKPPSRSKSSDNFLRHGRRKYSGDEDDQQSEERKADGRNMLMKGAPKRSLSFSDRVICAKENGLGDESCFERKMRERIYSDKSMAPWVDLAGLGRETTAKIKMGCARLLDKDRFGKHRDGHVKNEGEKGGSMQGRNEAEMSTSIQNRSEIKKVEPVDRRAAEKASDADGDEGFTVASVKNTEGISFARRVPIRQDGKARAERDVKRLTGEKSLERELSMEKDSEAGEQVEAQDSDKKGSDFLGEDGFESTIPIETVQNMTDTANPCPAAESHYRQESAFTECSSLLCAITDRARDPHRGPEWSGIGPRGPFLTHSVLSQHTEDLISKIEKIGDTTVYSNEKGERAYKADHELAKDCKQEGQHYSDVGSEGFIHDVTPRSPKRLTPIGIPPGPLEIQIPRTVFYVAEEMVEKKKAVGQGDEGQDWEGGQGVERRDSWRIGKPLSRIESLREKIRQRELERLRQRETQDGDGVEAAEINETQTAGDEGETEIEQEWEAAAQMRKRMVEAERGQEDNAAQTSMAAFDVTQEVDILKTSPQLPVSVSPAVRGEEVTSGYATAASEVISDSSQISEDEDDPLKHAEQLRCHRGRHESREEEREEEEKEVEEYTSSLDPTQSLSSSPPHPNSLAAMSRIYNLETVGSRSGLCLRERTVDISSVHLVKVKPIISNAQQGDSKALTGEDISGVQTIQRQIEQFQLKEQEAQKSCTSPNTKRQQSPRRVLRHQVKDDVKTQVKDQSESNYKMSPQRVCSPTSQVKQTITVNPSFLRSQSPDNTLKPSDCAPTPASSPSSPSPAQSPSVSPSPTPSPTLFSIRSASGGQVKRGATITITPKKHVAGGGGTGSTTGSTSAGTTPAKTTSQQAQITSAVAEPTKKKFPTVEEIEVIGGYQNLEKSCLVKNRGTPKKVKVCFDEDQLEQVCEYPSETSMLVCTPYPHDLGRPQGEEAQLEEADVEGGAIVSKSTNESCPR is encoded by the coding sequence atgtctgtctcctctctgccgGAATGGAAGCAGCTCCTGCTGGAGAAAAAGaggcgagaggaggaggagcgagagagaagggaaaaagaggaggaggagaagctcGCCAGCATGCCTGCCTGGAAGCGGGGGATCATCCAGCGGAGGAAGGCCAAGCAGGAGAGTGTGGGTGACAAGGAGAAGGACAGAGACGCCTGTCTCCTGCAGGTGGATGTCAGATCTCCTTCTGATGGTCTGAGTGACACGGACAGCTCTGTAACCATTAATCTGGGAAGCGAACCATCACTCAGTCCAGATCCGGGGCAATGGCTGGATGCAGACCCCAAATCAGTGAGTCAGGTGTCTCTGGAAACTATAGTTCCAGTCCATGAAAACCCATTTATTCGCACACAGAGTGCATGGAGGAAGGGCAGGGATGCAGATATAGGGAACGAGCCAGAGAttaaggagaaggagaaagaaaaatcaagccCCAAGGGTCAAGATGGGGAgtcaggaagagaaagaggtaTAGAGCTGAAAATAGAGAGATTCAGAGATTTGAGTGAAGGacgagaaaaagagagaagcaggGACAGGAGTCAAGGAAGAGAACGAGAGAATAGCAGGGAGAGATTGGAAAAAGATAAAAGTCAAAGCCAATGGAAAGAGTCAGTTAAAGATGTAATGAGGGAGAGGGAAATGCTCAAAGTTAGAAAAGacgaggaggaaaaagaaacagatccACCGTCTGGTTCGTTTTCTCCCCTCGTCCCTGGTCTTCGAACCATCCGAGCcgacaacatcatcatcatcgaaCAGGACAGGAAAGGCAGCGATGAGAGaagggggagatggagggaggcgGAGAGGGAGAGGCCCGAGGAGGACAACCAGGGGAAGCGAGGGATGAAGATGGACCTGAGGGAGATCCTGGCCGGAGGAGGGAGCGTCACCGAGATCCGAGCCTCTGAAGTTCTAATCATAAAGCCCTCTGCGAGCCCTGAGGAGAGGAATAcaggaggaaaagggagagaggatggagagatgaagtGCAGCATGGATGTAAGGAGGGAGAGTATCAGCAGGGAGCTCAGAACAGACATGTCCTGGctaagagaaaaagagaaagagcctctaaaggagaaagaaagaccaTGGGGCCAGGCAACAGTTAttaaagaagacagaaaagaaagctTGGATGACAATGTGTTTGTcgagaaaggagggagggttAGCCAGCTGCTGAGTAAATTCGGAGAGCTCCCCAAGCCGCCGTCTCGGTCCAAAAGTTCTGATAACTTCCTCCGACATGGGAGGAGAAAATACTCAGGAGATGAAGATGACCAACAATCTGAGGAGAGGAAGGCAGACGGGAGGAATATGCTAATGAAAGGCGCGCCGAAGCGCTCTTTAAGCTTCTCTGATCGAGTCATCTGTGCGAAGGAGAATGGTTTAGGTGACGAATCGTGTTTTGAGAGAAAAATGCGTGAGAGGATATATTCAGACAAGAGCATGGCACCATGGGTAGACCTGGCAGGTTTAGGGAGGGAGACCACAGCAAAGATTAAAATGGGGTGTGCACGGCTTTTAGATAAAGACAGGTTTGGAAAGCATAGAGATGGACATGTTAAAAATGAGGGGGAAAAGGGGGGGTCCATGCAGGGCAGAAATGAGGCAGAAATGAGTACCTCTATCCAAAACAGGAGTGAGATTAAGAAAGTTGAGCCTGTTGATAGGAGGGCTGCAGAGAAGGCAAGTGATGCAGATGGAGACGAGGGGTTCACGGTTGCCTCTgtcaaaaacacagagggaatcTCGTTTGCCAGGAGAGTGCCAATCAGGCAGGATGGGAAAGCAAGAGCTGAGAGAGACGTGAAGCGGCTGACAGGTGAGAAAAGTTTGGAAAGGGAGCTGAGCATGGAGAAAGATTCAGAAGCAGGAGAACAGGTCGAGGCACAAGATAGCGACAAAAAGGGGTCTGATTTTCTGGGAGAAGATGGATTTGAAAGCACAATCCCTATTGAAACTGTGCAGAACATGACAGACACAGCAAATCCATGCCCCGCTGCTGAGAGTCACTACAGACAGGAATCAGCTTTCACCGAGTGCTCCAGTCTACTCTGTGCAATCACAGATAGGGCCAGAGACCCCCACAGAGGGCCAGAGTGGAGTGGTATCGGACCACGAGGACCCTTCCTAACACATTCTGTTTTGTCCCAGCACACAGAGGATCTCATcagtaaaatagaaaaaataggAGACACAACTGTTTATAGCAACGAGAAGGGAGAGAGGGCTTACAAGGCTGATCACGAACTGGCCAAAGACTGCAAACAAGAAGGACAACATTACAGCGACGTCGGATCGGAAGGCTTCATTCATGACGTAACACCCAGATCTCCAAAAAGGCTCACACCTATAGGAATCCCTCCAGGTCCCCTCGAAATTCAGATCCCCAGGACCGTGTTTTATGTTGCGGAAGaaatggtggagaaaaaaaaggctgtagGTCAAGGCGACGAGGGGCAAGACTGGGAAGGAGGACAAGGGGTCGAGAGGAGGGATAGCTGGAGGATCGGAAAGCCCTTGAGCCGCATCGAGTCCCTGCGAGAGAAAATTCGACAAAGAGAGCTGGAGAGGttgagacaaagagagacacaggatGGAGACGGAGTCGAGGCTGCAGAGATCAATGAGACTCAAACAGCTGGGGACGAGGGGGAAACTGAAATAGAGCAAGAGTGGGAAGCTGCAGCTCAGATGCGGAAGAGGATGGTTGAGGCTGAGAGGGGACAGGAAGACAATGCAGCACAGACATCCATGGCTGCGTTTGACGTCACGCAGGAAGTCGACATTTTGAAAACCAGCCCtcagcttcctgtttctgtctcaccagctgtcagaggagaggaagtaaCAAGCGGGTACGCCACTGCTGCCTCTGAAGTCATCTCTGATAGCTCTCAGATATCTGAGGATGAAGACGACCCCCTGAAACATGCGGAACAGCTGAGGTGCCACAGGGGCCGACacgagagcagagaagaagagagggaggaggaagaaaaggaggtggaggaatATACATCGTCTCTCGATCCCACACAATCCCTATCCTCATCGCCCCCTCATCCCAACTCCCTTGCAGCCATGAGCCGGATCTACAACTTGGAAACTGTCGGCTCGAGGTCAGGTTTGTGTCTGAGGGAGAGGACTGTAGACATTTCATCAGTGCACCTTGTTAAAGTGAAGCCCATCATATCAAACGCACAGCAGGGCGACAGTAAAGCTTTAACAGGTGAAGACATTAGTGGGGTTCAGACGATACAACGACAGATAGAGCAGTTTCAGCTGAAAGAGCAGGAAGCACAGAAGTCTTGTACATCGCCAAACACAAAAAGGCAGCAAAGCCCCAGACGAGTGTTAAGGCACCAGGTAAAGGACGATGTCAAGACCCAGGTGAAGGATCAGTCAGAATCAAACTACAAAATGTCGCCTCAGCGTGTTTGTTCTCCAACATCTCAGGTCAAACAAACTATCACCGTCAACCCCTCATTTCTCAGGAGCCAATCCCCGGACAATACCTTGAAACCCTCTGACTGCGCCCCGACCCCAGCCTCCTCACCAAGCTCCCCGTCTCCTGCCCAGTCTCCCAGTGTCTCTCCATCGCCCACCCCATCGCCCACGCTCTTCTCCATCAGGAGTGCCTCTGGGGGTCAAGTGAAGAGAGGCGCCACCATCACAATCACCCCAAAAAAGCATgttgctggaggaggaggaacgggGTCCACAACAGGGTCTACATCAGCAGGGACTACTCCCGCAAAGACCACATCGCAGCAGGCCCAAATAACCTCAGCTGTGGCTGAGCCAACAAAGAAGAAATTCCCCACCGTGGAGGAGATTGAGGTGATTGGTGGATATCAAAATCTGGAGAAGTCTTGTCTGGTCAAAAACAGAGGGACCCCAAAAAAG
- the ppp1r18 gene encoding uncharacterized protein ppp1r18 isoform X1 — MSVSSLPEWKQLLLEKKRREEEERERREKEEEEKLASMPAWKRGIIQRRKAKQESVGDKEKDRDACLLQVDVRSPSDGLSDTDSSVTINLGSEPSLSPDPGQWLDADPKSVSQVSLETIVPVHENPFIRTQSAWRKGRDADIGNEPEIKEKEKEKSSPKGQDGESGRERGIELKIERFRDLSEGREKERSRDRSQGRERENSRERLEKDKSQSQWKESVKDVMREREMLKVRKDEEEKETDPPSGSFSPLVPGLRTIRADNIIIIEQDRKGSDERRGRWREAERERPEEDNQGKRGMKMDLREILAGGGSVTEIRASEVLIIKPSASPEERNTGGKGREDGEMKCSMDVRRESISRELRTDMSWLREKEKEPLKEKERPWGQATVIKEDRKESLDDNVFVEKGGRVSQLLSKFGELPKPPSRSKSSDNFLRHGRRKYSGDEDDQQSEERKADGRNMLMKGAPKRSLSFSDRVICAKENGLGDESCFERKMRERIYSDKSMAPWVDLAGLGRETTAKIKMGCARLLDKDRFGKHRDGHVKNEGEKGGSMQGRNEAEMSTSIQNRSEIKKVEPVDRRAAEKASDADGDEGFTVASVKNTEGISFARRVPIRQDGKARAERDVKRLTGEKSLERELSMEKDSEAGEQVEAQDSDKKGSDFLGEDGFESTIPIETVQNMTDTANPCPAAESHYRQESAFTECSSLLCAITDRARDPHRGPEWSGIGPRGPFLTHSVLSQHTEDLISKIEKIGDTTVYSNEKGERAYKADHELAKDCKQEGQHYSDVGSEGFIHDVTPRSPKRLTPIGIPPGPLEIQIPRTVFYVAEEMVEKKKAVGQGDEGQDWEGGQGVERRDSWRIGKPLSRIESLREKIRQRELERLRQRETQDGDGVEAAEINETQTAGDEGETEIEQEWEAAAQMRKRMVEAERGQEDNAAQTSMAAFDVTQEVDILKTSPQLPVSVSPAVRGEEVTSGYATAASEVISDSSQISEDEDDPLKHAEQLRCHRGRHESREEEREEEEKEVEEYTSSLDPTQSLSSSPPHPNSLAAMSRIYNLETVGSRSGLCLRERTVDISSVHLVKVKPIISNAQQGDSKALTGEDISGVQTIQRQIEQFQLKEQEAQKSCTSPNTKRQQSPRRVLRHQVKDDVKTQVKDQSESNYKMSPQRVCSPTSQVKQTITVNPSFLRSQSPDNTLKPSDCAPTPASSPSSPSPAQSPSVSPSPTPSPTLFSIRSASGGQVKRGATITITPKKHVAGGGGTGSTTGSTSAGTTPAKTTSQQAQITSAVAEPTKKKFPTVEEIEVIGGYQNLEKSCLVKNRGTPKKVKVCFDEDQLEQVCEYPSETSMLVCTPYPHDLGRPQGEEAQLEEADVEGGAIVSKSTSNVGTATGRGLRMSLALGRSQSSSPKFPM, encoded by the coding sequence atgtctgtctcctctctgccgGAATGGAAGCAGCTCCTGCTGGAGAAAAAGaggcgagaggaggaggagcgagagagaagggaaaaagaggaggaggagaagctcGCCAGCATGCCTGCCTGGAAGCGGGGGATCATCCAGCGGAGGAAGGCCAAGCAGGAGAGTGTGGGTGACAAGGAGAAGGACAGAGACGCCTGTCTCCTGCAGGTGGATGTCAGATCTCCTTCTGATGGTCTGAGTGACACGGACAGCTCTGTAACCATTAATCTGGGAAGCGAACCATCACTCAGTCCAGATCCGGGGCAATGGCTGGATGCAGACCCCAAATCAGTGAGTCAGGTGTCTCTGGAAACTATAGTTCCAGTCCATGAAAACCCATTTATTCGCACACAGAGTGCATGGAGGAAGGGCAGGGATGCAGATATAGGGAACGAGCCAGAGAttaaggagaaggagaaagaaaaatcaagccCCAAGGGTCAAGATGGGGAgtcaggaagagaaagaggtaTAGAGCTGAAAATAGAGAGATTCAGAGATTTGAGTGAAGGacgagaaaaagagagaagcaggGACAGGAGTCAAGGAAGAGAACGAGAGAATAGCAGGGAGAGATTGGAAAAAGATAAAAGTCAAAGCCAATGGAAAGAGTCAGTTAAAGATGTAATGAGGGAGAGGGAAATGCTCAAAGTTAGAAAAGacgaggaggaaaaagaaacagatccACCGTCTGGTTCGTTTTCTCCCCTCGTCCCTGGTCTTCGAACCATCCGAGCcgacaacatcatcatcatcgaaCAGGACAGGAAAGGCAGCGATGAGAGaagggggagatggagggaggcgGAGAGGGAGAGGCCCGAGGAGGACAACCAGGGGAAGCGAGGGATGAAGATGGACCTGAGGGAGATCCTGGCCGGAGGAGGGAGCGTCACCGAGATCCGAGCCTCTGAAGTTCTAATCATAAAGCCCTCTGCGAGCCCTGAGGAGAGGAATAcaggaggaaaagggagagaggatggagagatgaagtGCAGCATGGATGTAAGGAGGGAGAGTATCAGCAGGGAGCTCAGAACAGACATGTCCTGGctaagagaaaaagagaaagagcctctaaaggagaaagaaagaccaTGGGGCCAGGCAACAGTTAttaaagaagacagaaaagaaagctTGGATGACAATGTGTTTGTcgagaaaggagggagggttAGCCAGCTGCTGAGTAAATTCGGAGAGCTCCCCAAGCCGCCGTCTCGGTCCAAAAGTTCTGATAACTTCCTCCGACATGGGAGGAGAAAATACTCAGGAGATGAAGATGACCAACAATCTGAGGAGAGGAAGGCAGACGGGAGGAATATGCTAATGAAAGGCGCGCCGAAGCGCTCTTTAAGCTTCTCTGATCGAGTCATCTGTGCGAAGGAGAATGGTTTAGGTGACGAATCGTGTTTTGAGAGAAAAATGCGTGAGAGGATATATTCAGACAAGAGCATGGCACCATGGGTAGACCTGGCAGGTTTAGGGAGGGAGACCACAGCAAAGATTAAAATGGGGTGTGCACGGCTTTTAGATAAAGACAGGTTTGGAAAGCATAGAGATGGACATGTTAAAAATGAGGGGGAAAAGGGGGGGTCCATGCAGGGCAGAAATGAGGCAGAAATGAGTACCTCTATCCAAAACAGGAGTGAGATTAAGAAAGTTGAGCCTGTTGATAGGAGGGCTGCAGAGAAGGCAAGTGATGCAGATGGAGACGAGGGGTTCACGGTTGCCTCTgtcaaaaacacagagggaatcTCGTTTGCCAGGAGAGTGCCAATCAGGCAGGATGGGAAAGCAAGAGCTGAGAGAGACGTGAAGCGGCTGACAGGTGAGAAAAGTTTGGAAAGGGAGCTGAGCATGGAGAAAGATTCAGAAGCAGGAGAACAGGTCGAGGCACAAGATAGCGACAAAAAGGGGTCTGATTTTCTGGGAGAAGATGGATTTGAAAGCACAATCCCTATTGAAACTGTGCAGAACATGACAGACACAGCAAATCCATGCCCCGCTGCTGAGAGTCACTACAGACAGGAATCAGCTTTCACCGAGTGCTCCAGTCTACTCTGTGCAATCACAGATAGGGCCAGAGACCCCCACAGAGGGCCAGAGTGGAGTGGTATCGGACCACGAGGACCCTTCCTAACACATTCTGTTTTGTCCCAGCACACAGAGGATCTCATcagtaaaatagaaaaaataggAGACACAACTGTTTATAGCAACGAGAAGGGAGAGAGGGCTTACAAGGCTGATCACGAACTGGCCAAAGACTGCAAACAAGAAGGACAACATTACAGCGACGTCGGATCGGAAGGCTTCATTCATGACGTAACACCCAGATCTCCAAAAAGGCTCACACCTATAGGAATCCCTCCAGGTCCCCTCGAAATTCAGATCCCCAGGACCGTGTTTTATGTTGCGGAAGaaatggtggagaaaaaaaaggctgtagGTCAAGGCGACGAGGGGCAAGACTGGGAAGGAGGACAAGGGGTCGAGAGGAGGGATAGCTGGAGGATCGGAAAGCCCTTGAGCCGCATCGAGTCCCTGCGAGAGAAAATTCGACAAAGAGAGCTGGAGAGGttgagacaaagagagacacaggatGGAGACGGAGTCGAGGCTGCAGAGATCAATGAGACTCAAACAGCTGGGGACGAGGGGGAAACTGAAATAGAGCAAGAGTGGGAAGCTGCAGCTCAGATGCGGAAGAGGATGGTTGAGGCTGAGAGGGGACAGGAAGACAATGCAGCACAGACATCCATGGCTGCGTTTGACGTCACGCAGGAAGTCGACATTTTGAAAACCAGCCCtcagcttcctgtttctgtctcaccagctgtcagaggagaggaagtaaCAAGCGGGTACGCCACTGCTGCCTCTGAAGTCATCTCTGATAGCTCTCAGATATCTGAGGATGAAGACGACCCCCTGAAACATGCGGAACAGCTGAGGTGCCACAGGGGCCGACacgagagcagagaagaagagagggaggaggaagaaaaggaggtggaggaatATACATCGTCTCTCGATCCCACACAATCCCTATCCTCATCGCCCCCTCATCCCAACTCCCTTGCAGCCATGAGCCGGATCTACAACTTGGAAACTGTCGGCTCGAGGTCAGGTTTGTGTCTGAGGGAGAGGACTGTAGACATTTCATCAGTGCACCTTGTTAAAGTGAAGCCCATCATATCAAACGCACAGCAGGGCGACAGTAAAGCTTTAACAGGTGAAGACATTAGTGGGGTTCAGACGATACAACGACAGATAGAGCAGTTTCAGCTGAAAGAGCAGGAAGCACAGAAGTCTTGTACATCGCCAAACACAAAAAGGCAGCAAAGCCCCAGACGAGTGTTAAGGCACCAGGTAAAGGACGATGTCAAGACCCAGGTGAAGGATCAGTCAGAATCAAACTACAAAATGTCGCCTCAGCGTGTTTGTTCTCCAACATCTCAGGTCAAACAAACTATCACCGTCAACCCCTCATTTCTCAGGAGCCAATCCCCGGACAATACCTTGAAACCCTCTGACTGCGCCCCGACCCCAGCCTCCTCACCAAGCTCCCCGTCTCCTGCCCAGTCTCCCAGTGTCTCTCCATCGCCCACCCCATCGCCCACGCTCTTCTCCATCAGGAGTGCCTCTGGGGGTCAAGTGAAGAGAGGCGCCACCATCACAATCACCCCAAAAAAGCATgttgctggaggaggaggaacgggGTCCACAACAGGGTCTACATCAGCAGGGACTACTCCCGCAAAGACCACATCGCAGCAGGCCCAAATAACCTCAGCTGTGGCTGAGCCAACAAAGAAGAAATTCCCCACCGTGGAGGAGATTGAGGTGATTGGTGGATATCAAAATCTGGAGAAGTCTTGTCTGGTCAAAAACAGAGGGACCCCAAAAAAG